In Micromonospora sp. LH3U1, one genomic interval encodes:
- a CDS encoding DNA polymerase ligase N-terminal domain-containing protein — MTDRLEEYRRRRDAARTPEPVPQEKPTAAATNGDTARFVIQQHHARSLHWDLRLEHEGVLASWAVPRGLPRDSGRNHLAVHTEDHPMEYLDFAGEIPAGEYGGGRMTIHDRGTYRSEKWRDDEVIVTLSGGRTSGRYVLFATGERDWMVRRTDPAPAGWTPMPDLVRPMHTTAAAGLPRDRAAWGYELRWDGVRAMAYVSGGRLRLLSETDEEITGGYPWLRAMAEALAPTEAVLDGVLVRIDGAGRVRPVRPASGSRVPTGAQYLVVDLLWLEGVSSVDVPYAQRRELLDGLDLAGTHWQTPPWFPGAGDEALRAGQEQGLPGVVAKRLDSVYEPGRRSRHWLRIDAV; from the coding sequence GTGACGGACCGGCTGGAGGAGTACCGGCGACGGCGGGACGCGGCGCGTACGCCTGAGCCCGTGCCGCAGGAAAAGCCCACGGCCGCCGCCACCAACGGTGACACCGCCCGTTTCGTCATCCAGCAGCACCACGCCCGCAGCCTGCACTGGGACCTGCGCCTGGAGCACGAAGGGGTGCTCGCGTCCTGGGCGGTGCCGCGTGGCCTGCCCCGCGATTCGGGCCGCAACCACCTCGCGGTGCACACCGAGGACCACCCGATGGAATACCTCGACTTCGCCGGCGAGATCCCCGCGGGCGAGTACGGCGGCGGCCGGATGACGATCCACGACCGGGGCACCTACCGGAGCGAGAAGTGGCGCGACGACGAGGTGATCGTGACGCTCTCCGGTGGCCGGACGTCCGGCCGCTACGTCCTCTTCGCCACCGGGGAGCGGGACTGGATGGTCCGGCGCACCGACCCGGCGCCGGCGGGCTGGACGCCAATGCCCGACCTGGTCCGCCCGATGCACACCACGGCCGCCGCCGGGCTCCCCCGCGATCGCGCCGCATGGGGTTACGAGCTGCGCTGGGACGGGGTCCGAGCGATGGCGTACGTCTCCGGCGGGCGACTGCGCCTGCTCTCCGAGACCGACGAGGAGATCACCGGCGGGTACCCGTGGCTGCGCGCGATGGCCGAGGCGCTCGCGCCCACCGAGGCGGTGCTCGACGGCGTGCTGGTCCGCATCGATGGTGCCGGACGGGTCCGCCCGGTCCGCCCGGCCAGTGGCAGCCGGGTTCCCACGGGCGCCCAGTACCTGGTCGTCGACCTGCTCTGGCTTGAGGGCGTGAGCAGCGTCGACGTGCCGTACGCGCAACGCCGGGAGCTGCTCGATGGGCTGGATTTGGCCGGTACGCACTGGCAGACTCCGCCGTGGTTCCCCGGCGCGGGCGACGAGGCCCTGCGCGCCGGGCAGGAACAGGGCCTGCCGGGCGTGGTCGCCAAGCGGCTGGACTCGGTCTATGAGCCGGGGCGGCGCAGCCGGCACTGGCTGCGCATCGACGCGGTGTGA
- a CDS encoding aldo/keto reductase produces the protein MDLTDQPAALLPGDVRMPLLGFGTWQATGQAGYEAVLAALDTGYRHVDTATVYGNEREVGRAVQESGLRREDVFITTKLPPNRVGQERATLEASLEALGVDQVDLWLIHWPPSSPADSIPLWRELLSARDENLTRAVGVSNYSTGQIDELIQSTEENPAVNQIEWSPALYDRQRHAEHRDRGVVLEGYSPFKTSDLSDPVLTRIAGAHGVSPAQVVLRWHIDHEIVAIPKSVTPERITANFDVFHFSLTAEEMRDIDALGGT, from the coding sequence ATGGACCTCACCGACCAGCCCGCCGCCCTGCTCCCCGGTGACGTGCGGATGCCCCTGCTCGGCTTCGGCACCTGGCAGGCCACCGGCCAGGCCGGTTACGAGGCGGTGCTGGCCGCGCTCGACACCGGCTACCGGCACGTCGACACCGCCACCGTGTACGGCAACGAGCGGGAGGTCGGCCGGGCGGTGCAGGAGAGCGGGCTGCGCCGCGAGGACGTCTTCATCACCACCAAGCTCCCGCCGAACCGGGTGGGCCAGGAGCGCGCGACGTTGGAGGCCAGCCTGGAGGCGCTCGGCGTCGACCAGGTGGACCTCTGGTTGATCCACTGGCCGCCGTCGTCGCCAGCGGACAGCATCCCGCTGTGGCGCGAGCTGCTGTCCGCCCGGGACGAGAACCTGACCCGGGCGGTCGGCGTCAGCAACTACAGCACCGGGCAGATCGATGAGCTGATCCAGTCGACCGAGGAGAACCCGGCGGTCAACCAGATCGAGTGGAGTCCGGCGTTGTACGACCGGCAGCGGCACGCCGAGCACCGGGACCGGGGCGTGGTGCTGGAGGGTTACAGCCCGTTCAAGACCAGTGACCTCAGTGACCCGGTGCTGACCAGGATCGCGGGGGCACACGGCGTCTCCCCGGCGCAGGTGGTGCTGCGCTGGCACATCGACCACGAGATCGTGGCGATACCCAAGTCGGTGACCCCGGAGCGGATCACCGCCAACTTCGACGTCTTCCACTTCTCGCTCACGGCGGAGGAGATGCGCGACATCGACGCGCTCGGCGGCACCTGA